A single Deltaproteobacteria bacterium DNA region contains:
- a CDS encoding PilT/PilU family type 4a pilus ATPase produces MRKREIDHFLRKMLDHHENVSDLIVTVDRPFQVEYDGVLDAVPMDVAMDTLTPFQAEIFALNLLDGDRRNIEMLLSEGSCDLSYHLAGKARFRVNIFTQRGYYSVVMRKLETQIPTIDDLRLPTIFKQMAQEKNGLIFVTGATGSGKSTSLAAILNEVNDHRPVHIVTLEDPVEFVHHHRLATFNQRELGSDFDTFASGLRAALRQAPKIILVGEMRDRETVEIGLSAAETGHLVLTTLHTVNAGQTINRILGMFDTEEEKQVRIRLADAVRWVVCQRLLPKEGGGRVAAFEIMGSDIRTREVMLQGESEGKTFYEIIEANRSFGWCTFDDSILGLYQEGLINQDTALAYASKKAVVRRGIDRIKAARGEKVTDIEGLEMDRSYGRAIQ; encoded by the coding sequence ATGAGAAAGAGAGAAATTGACCATTTTCTTCGCAAGATGCTCGACCATCATGAAAATGTCTCAGACCTTATTGTGACCGTGGATCGACCATTTCAGGTGGAGTACGACGGCGTGCTCGACGCTGTACCCATGGATGTAGCTATGGACACCTTGACGCCTTTTCAGGCCGAGATATTTGCCCTCAACCTGTTGGATGGAGACCGCCGCAACATTGAAATGCTTCTCAGCGAGGGCTCATGCGACCTCTCATATCATCTTGCTGGCAAGGCGCGTTTCCGTGTCAATATCTTTACCCAACGCGGTTACTATTCAGTAGTGATGCGCAAGCTGGAGACACAGATTCCCACAATTGATGATCTTCGCTTGCCGACCATTTTTAAACAGATGGCTCAGGAGAAAAACGGTCTCATTTTTGTAACCGGTGCTACGGGGAGCGGCAAGTCCACTTCACTGGCGGCAATATTGAACGAAGTAAATGATCACCGTCCTGTCCATATTGTAACTCTGGAAGATCCGGTTGAGTTTGTACACCACCATAGACTAGCCACTTTCAACCAGCGTGAACTGGGCAGTGACTTCGATACATTTGCCAGCGGTCTGAGGGCGGCTCTCCGACAGGCCCCGAAAATTATCCTCGTTGGAGAAATGCGCGATCGAGAGACCGTGGAGATAGGCCTGAGTGCAGCAGAAACAGGACACCTGGTACTGACTACTCTACACACGGTCAATGCGGGACAAACCATAAACCGTATACTCGGCATGTTCGACACCGAGGAGGAGAAGCAGGTGCGGATTCGACTTGCCGACGCTGTACGCTGGGTGGTTTGCCAGCGGCTTCTACCGAAGGAAGGCGGCGGCAGGGTGGCAGCCTTTGAGATAATGGGCAGCGATATTCGCACCAGAGAGGTTATGCTTCAGGGTGAGAGTGAAGGGAAGACGTTTTACGAGATAATTGAGGCAAATCGTTCATTTGGCTGGTGTACCTTCGATGATTCTATCCTGGGTCTGTACCAGGAGGGGCTCATAAACCAGGATACCGCCCTGGCTTACGCTTCCAAAAAAGCAGTGGTCAGACGCGGCATTGATCGCATCAAGGCAGCCCGCGGTGAGAAGGTGACTGACATCGAAGGACTCGAAATGGACAGGAGCTACGGCAGGGCGATTCAGTAG
- a CDS encoding type IV pilus twitching motility protein PilT, translated as MARIDAFFKLMHEQKASDLHLVAGQQPVLRVRGEMERVKYKVLENDELKGMLYEITPEEKIKIFEETGDMDFAYEIPGLARYRANYFQQKNGIGAVFREIPSEILTVEQLQLPPVVAKLAMLPRGLVLLTGPTGSGKSTTLAAIIDEANRKRKDHIITIEDPLEFVHESKNCIINHREVFTHTKSFAAALRGALREDPDIILVGELRDLETIALAIEAAATGHLVLATLHTTSAAKTVDRIIEVFPANEQGQIRSMLADGIRGVVSQTLFKRIDIPGRICCAEILIATHAVRALVRENKTYQIPTAIQTGKKYGMQTLDDAIMAHLKAHRISAEEAYLKCEDKEKFRPFLRTPPADFTEV; from the coding sequence ATGGCTCGAATTGATGCATTTTTCAAACTGATGCACGAGCAAAAGGCTTCCGATTTGCACCTGGTGGCGGGGCAACAACCTGTGCTCCGTGTTCGAGGAGAAATGGAGAGAGTTAAATACAAGGTGCTGGAGAATGACGAGCTCAAAGGCATGCTGTACGAAATTACCCCGGAAGAAAAAATCAAGATCTTCGAAGAGACCGGGGACATGGATTTCGCTTATGAAATTCCTGGACTTGCCCGCTACCGCGCCAACTACTTTCAACAGAAGAATGGCATCGGCGCTGTGTTTCGAGAGATCCCCAGTGAGATTCTTACAGTTGAACAGCTGCAGCTGCCTCCCGTTGTTGCCAAACTTGCTATGCTGCCGAGAGGACTGGTTCTTCTCACAGGCCCCACCGGCAGCGGCAAATCCACCACACTTGCTGCTATCATTGATGAAGCAAACCGCAAGCGCAAAGATCATATCATCACCATTGAAGATCCACTGGAGTTCGTTCACGAGAGCAAGAACTGCATCATCAACCACAGGGAAGTATTCACCCATACCAAGTCATTTGCCGCTGCTTTGCGGGGAGCCCTGCGGGAGGACCCAGATATAATTCTGGTAGGAGAACTTCGCGACCTGGAAACCATAGCGCTTGCCATCGAAGCTGCCGCCACCGGCCACCTGGTGTTAGCAACTCTGCACACCACCAGTGCTGCCAAAACTGTGGATCGAATCATCGAGGTTTTTCCTGCGAACGAGCAGGGCCAGATTCGCTCCATGCTGGCAGATGGAATTCGGGGGGTGGTATCGCAGACGCTGTTCAAACGGATAGACATACCAGGGCGTATTTGCTGCGCTGAAATTCTCATAGCAACGCACGCGGTGAGAGCTCTAGTCAGAGAGAACAAGACATATCAAATCCCAACAGCAATTCAGACAGGAAAGAAATACGGTATGCAGACACTGGATGACGCCATTATGGCCCATCTCAAGGCGCACAGGATCAGTGCGGAGGAGGCATACCTGAAGTGTGAAGACAAGGAAAAATTCCGGCCCTTCCTGCGCACTCCGCCGGCCGACTTTACTGAAGTCTGA